A DNA window from Christiangramia salexigens contains the following coding sequences:
- a CDS encoding ATP-binding protein, with protein MSQILYPEKVDMTNCEKEPIHIIGKTQAHGVLVACDKKTLKISQIGQNSESFFGIHHSKLLGENVSTLIGAELSESLRTDDGNEEFSEVNELELNGRHFVMIPHISGDSLILDFEPVNKDSNPYKYQKQLTRILNILGASDSPESLCIDAARITKNIFGYDRVMIYKFDEEWNGQVIAEEKEDELESWLGLHYPAGDIPKQSRELFLRQRIRIISNVNYKPIPIEPALSPVSGEPLDLSRSQLRGVSPIHIEYLQNMKVGASLTAALISNGKLWGLLACHHYSEKYINYYQRQTCDFLTQIFSNELTLKETNRYLSKLDEWSKIKSQLIEQIGKKGRIKKGLLDNSVLFTDLLDCSGGAVFYKNKLRLVGETPSKTQVKSLIKDFLSNNEETLFFTKNLVKVYPPAQEFLSTASGVLSVKLGESDNDFLIWFRPEVVQNLSWGGNPKNKASFDESKQRMTPRKSFEKWTQELTGYSESWKDYQISAAKAIRENLSSIILEKQKKEIEKLNKKIVTAHKELELFSQGLSHDLKGPLRGVEGYAQIIKEDYFDVLDKDGKQAVETILKSSSDMRDIIDNILSFAGISSKNIKRKSFNLNSLLDSLINTTNPSVNYPNTTVKIANDLPNMRGDKKMIARVWSNLLSNAFKYSEFEDKPEIEIGSTEKKGKVIYFIRDNGVGIDPANSEKIFNLFSRFSGSKFKGTGIGLAIAHKIIEKHQGKIWVESETGKGSTFYFHV; from the coding sequence ATGTCTCAAATTCTTTATCCTGAAAAAGTGGATATGACGAACTGTGAAAAAGAACCTATCCATATTATCGGGAAGACGCAGGCACACGGGGTTCTCGTTGCCTGCGATAAGAAAACCCTTAAGATTTCACAGATCGGTCAAAACTCCGAATCCTTTTTTGGGATTCACCATTCAAAGCTATTAGGCGAGAATGTTAGTACTCTTATTGGTGCTGAACTATCTGAAAGTCTCCGTACTGATGATGGTAATGAGGAATTCAGTGAGGTGAATGAATTAGAATTAAATGGGAGACATTTTGTAATGATCCCTCATATTTCAGGTGATAGTCTTATTTTGGATTTTGAACCTGTTAATAAGGATAGCAATCCTTATAAATATCAGAAACAACTTACCAGAATACTGAACATTTTAGGAGCTTCAGATTCACCTGAAAGTCTTTGTATAGACGCTGCCAGGATCACCAAGAACATTTTTGGTTATGATAGGGTGATGATCTATAAATTTGATGAGGAATGGAATGGTCAGGTGATTGCCGAGGAAAAAGAAGATGAACTGGAAAGCTGGCTTGGTCTTCACTATCCAGCAGGTGATATACCTAAGCAATCCAGGGAGTTGTTTCTTCGTCAACGCATTAGAATAATTTCTAATGTTAATTACAAGCCTATCCCTATAGAGCCTGCATTATCACCTGTTAGCGGAGAACCATTGGACCTATCCAGGTCTCAATTACGAGGAGTATCGCCAATACATATAGAATACCTTCAAAATATGAAGGTGGGTGCATCTTTAACCGCCGCATTAATAAGTAATGGGAAATTATGGGGTTTATTGGCTTGTCATCACTATTCAGAAAAGTATATCAATTATTATCAGAGACAAACCTGTGACTTTCTCACGCAGATATTTTCTAATGAATTAACCTTAAAAGAAACCAACCGCTACCTCTCCAAACTCGATGAATGGAGCAAGATCAAATCTCAATTGATAGAGCAGATAGGAAAGAAAGGTAGGATCAAAAAAGGTTTGCTGGATAATTCAGTGCTGTTTACAGATCTTCTGGATTGTAGTGGCGGTGCGGTATTTTATAAGAATAAGCTTCGGCTGGTTGGAGAAACGCCGTCTAAAACTCAGGTGAAATCTTTGATAAAGGATTTTCTTTCAAACAATGAAGAAACTTTGTTCTTCACTAAGAATCTGGTAAAAGTTTATCCTCCTGCACAGGAATTTCTTTCTACTGCTTCGGGTGTTTTAAGTGTAAAACTGGGCGAGAGCGATAACGACTTCTTGATCTGGTTTAGGCCGGAGGTTGTTCAAAATCTTAGCTGGGGTGGAAATCCAAAAAATAAGGCAAGCTTTGATGAATCAAAGCAACGTATGACCCCAAGGAAGTCTTTTGAGAAATGGACACAGGAGTTAACTGGGTATTCTGAATCATGGAAGGATTACCAGATCAGTGCAGCGAAAGCTATTCGAGAGAACCTTAGTAGTATTATTCTTGAAAAACAGAAAAAGGAAATTGAAAAGCTTAATAAAAAAATAGTTACAGCTCATAAGGAACTTGAATTATTCAGCCAGGGGCTTTCTCATGATCTTAAAGGACCTTTACGCGGTGTGGAGGGATATGCTCAGATAATAAAAGAAGATTATTTTGATGTGCTGGATAAGGATGGTAAGCAAGCCGTAGAAACCATTTTGAAATCATCTTCAGACATGAGGGATATTATAGATAATATTCTCTCTTTTGCCGGAATTTCCAGCAAGAATATTAAACGCAAATCTTTCAATTTGAACTCCTTGTTGGACAGTCTTATCAATACTACGAATCCTTCAGTAAACTATCCAAATACGACAGTAAAAATAGCAAATGATCTTCCGAATATGAGAGGAGATAAAAAGATGATTGCCCGTGTATGGTCTAATCTTTTATCTAATGCATTTAAATATTCCGAATTTGAGGATAAACCAGAGATTGAGATAGGAAGCACCGAAAAGAAAGGGAAAGTGATCTATTTTATCCGGGACAACGGCGTGGGAATTGATCCAGCTAATTCTGAAAAGATTTTCAACCTCTTTTCAAGGTTTTCAGGTAGTAAATTCAAGGGAACAGGAATTGGCCTCGCAATAGCACATAAGATCATAGAAAAGCATCAGGGAAAGATTTGGGTTGAGAGCGAAACAGGCAAGGGCTCTACCTTCTATTTCCACGTTTAA
- a CDS encoding response regulator, whose product MIKIPLRILLVEDLESDVALIKRQIRKIVESPVIEVTDNLSDCHDLLINFAPDIVLSDYNLPNCTGLDIMELVKNFDESIDFIFITGTIDDEELAANTILNGASGYILKKHMNNLSEKLKPYFKKLIFNMTARDDLRERIRNNKITVNQIYDYLDKINADNAEQKENIAKIRSAINLFNMDEDAE is encoded by the coding sequence ATGATTAAAATTCCATTGAGAATATTGCTTGTAGAGGACCTGGAGTCTGATGTTGCTCTGATAAAAAGGCAAATTCGCAAAATAGTTGAAAGCCCAGTCATTGAAGTGACCGATAATCTCTCAGATTGTCATGATTTGCTGATTAATTTCGCGCCAGACATTGTTTTATCAGATTATAATCTGCCTAATTGCACTGGTTTGGATATTATGGAGCTGGTGAAGAATTTTGATGAAAGTATCGATTTTATTTTCATTACGGGAACTATAGATGATGAGGAACTGGCAGCAAATACTATACTTAACGGAGCTTCGGGTTATATTCTGAAAAAGCACATGAATAACCTTTCCGAAAAGCTGAAGCCTTATTTCAAGAAGCTCATATTTAATATGACCGCCAGAGATGATCTGCGTGAAAGGATTAGAAATAATAAAATTACGGTTAATCAGATCTATGATTACTTAGATAAGATCAATGCCGATAATGCAGAGCAAAAGGAGAATATTGCGAAAATAAGAAGTGCAATTAATTTGTTTAATATGGATGAGGATGCTGAGTAG
- a CDS encoding chemotaxis protein CheB translates to MKSTKENPAAGSVEEKPVEQPRIIAVGASAGGLEALKSFFKNIPATDKNAYVVIQHLSPDYKSMMGELLRKNTSLPIVQITDEMVVKPGQVYLIPPANNLILEDDILRLQEKPPNQTLNLPIDMFFESMAEQRRERAIGVVLSGTGSDGTRGVRAIKENDGMVMVQDPSQAKFDGMPKSAINTGLVDYILPVEEMGPELKEFISTPPIFHFQDGDVQYDEQELNKILNYIDEKAGLDFREYKYATLARRVARRVNICKCKNLSQYFDYLNENEEEVEILYREFLIGVTKFFRDEKVWEVLKEKVFPRLIQEKVDGDILKVWDVACSTGEEAYSFAMCLHDEMERQGKKLEIKIFATDISQPHLDIGSKGIYPESIIADVSKDFLLKYFISKSNGYQINERIRRTVIFSKHNIIKNPPFSNMDMVVCRNLLIYFQNSIQQKAINVLHYALKKEGVLVLGTSESVHSHKESFSEIDRKWKIYRNIKPNTRLNNGISHAAGITPNSSKLIENKSGRERKSVRTQANPIRQKLQSELNETILSQFGGASVFVDGDYNILQAVGEFRKYANLPVSGFSINLLEMLDSDLKYIVQSTFNRAHKQQEQVVYKDAVIQKSKKHKIAADILVKPFTDYSIEGETNYVITFIEKELNLDKFEEVSKISPSSQTKEYVANLEEELKKTKEDLQTSLEEIETSNEELQAANEELLASNEELQSTNEELQSVNEEINTVNAENLQKMDDLAALNADMNNLLKSTEIGVIFLDSEFKIRKFTPAIEKHFSLINGDIGRPIDNFTNSFGLTRKQSFLDRCQKVLTTGKTLEKPIVSREGKNYLQRISPYYDSNKNVNGVVISFIDIETIQKSKEKLIASEKRFKSFYEDDPVLHLSVDPKSSVIVQCNKKAVQKLGFESKDDLIGKPIHDMFDESSQLSAINLNSTFKKTGELVNIDQNMITKDKKVLPVILNATAEKDENNELRTIRYTCVDISALKIAQEQLKEQKNDLERANRDLEQFVSICSHDLQEPLSTIKFGSDVLGKMYSSQLDEKGENYIKYIKNASDRLSEQIRALLEHSRIGKNGKKTLVDTEEIVEVVKYDLGKSIKDTGARIHTGSLPKIKAYEVELRLLFQNLISNAIKYVPKDRKPEVRISAYRENKFWVFSIMDNGVGISKEDQNNIFTIFNRVPGNEDTSGTGVGLAHVEKIVLLHEGSIWVDSQEGVGSTFYFKLKAT, encoded by the coding sequence ATGAAAAGTACGAAAGAGAATCCAGCTGCGGGGTCTGTAGAAGAAAAACCAGTAGAGCAACCAAGAATTATTGCTGTAGGGGCAAGTGCGGGTGGACTAGAGGCATTAAAATCATTTTTTAAAAATATTCCTGCGACAGATAAGAATGCTTATGTAGTGATTCAGCATCTATCACCCGATTATAAAAGTATGATGGGAGAGTTGCTTAGAAAAAATACCAGCTTACCCATTGTTCAGATCACTGATGAAATGGTGGTAAAACCAGGTCAGGTATATTTAATTCCACCAGCCAATAATTTAATCCTTGAAGATGATATTCTTCGTCTTCAGGAGAAACCGCCAAATCAGACTTTAAATCTTCCCATAGACATGTTCTTTGAGTCTATGGCTGAGCAAAGACGGGAAAGAGCTATAGGTGTCGTATTAAGCGGTACCGGAAGTGACGGTACTCGCGGTGTAAGAGCCATAAAGGAAAATGATGGAATGGTAATGGTTCAGGATCCTTCTCAGGCTAAATTTGATGGAATGCCTAAAAGTGCCATCAATACCGGTTTGGTAGACTATATTTTACCCGTAGAAGAAATGGGACCGGAATTGAAGGAATTCATTTCCACTCCTCCAATTTTTCATTTTCAAGATGGAGATGTTCAATATGATGAGCAGGAATTAAACAAAATCTTGAATTATATTGATGAAAAGGCAGGTCTGGATTTCAGGGAATATAAATATGCCACCCTGGCGCGTAGAGTGGCCAGAAGGGTAAACATTTGTAAATGCAAAAACCTTTCTCAATACTTTGATTATCTGAATGAAAATGAGGAAGAAGTAGAGATCCTTTACAGGGAATTTTTGATTGGGGTAACTAAGTTCTTCAGAGATGAAAAAGTATGGGAGGTGCTTAAGGAAAAGGTATTTCCAAGACTTATTCAGGAAAAGGTTGATGGTGATATTTTAAAAGTTTGGGATGTAGCCTGTAGTACCGGAGAAGAAGCTTATAGCTTTGCGATGTGTCTTCATGATGAGATGGAAAGACAGGGCAAAAAACTGGAGATCAAGATTTTTGCTACAGATATTTCTCAGCCTCATTTAGATATAGGAAGTAAAGGGATTTACCCTGAAAGTATTATCGCCGATGTTTCCAAAGATTTTCTTCTAAAATATTTCATTAGCAAATCTAATGGTTACCAGATTAATGAAAGAATTAGAAGAACGGTTATTTTTTCCAAACATAATATTATTAAGAACCCACCTTTCAGTAATATGGATATGGTGGTTTGCCGAAACCTGTTGATTTATTTCCAAAACAGTATTCAGCAAAAGGCGATCAATGTGCTGCATTATGCCTTGAAAAAGGAGGGTGTACTTGTATTGGGAACCAGCGAAAGCGTTCACAGCCATAAGGAAAGCTTTTCGGAAATTGACCGAAAATGGAAAATTTACCGAAATATTAAACCTAATACCCGTCTTAATAATGGGATTAGTCATGCTGCGGGGATCACACCAAATTCTTCGAAACTTATAGAAAATAAGTCTGGGAGAGAGCGAAAATCAGTTAGAACACAGGCTAACCCTATTCGCCAGAAACTTCAATCAGAATTAAACGAGACGATCCTTTCACAATTTGGGGGAGCCTCAGTTTTCGTAGATGGTGATTATAATATTTTGCAAGCAGTAGGTGAATTTAGAAAATACGCCAATTTACCGGTAAGTGGATTTTCTATCAATTTGCTGGAAATGCTCGATTCTGACCTTAAGTATATCGTGCAGTCAACCTTTAATCGGGCTCATAAGCAGCAGGAACAAGTTGTTTATAAAGATGCCGTTATTCAAAAGAGTAAGAAGCATAAGATCGCAGCAGATATTCTTGTTAAACCATTTACAGATTACAGTATAGAGGGTGAGACCAATTATGTGATCACTTTCATTGAAAAGGAATTAAACTTGGATAAATTCGAGGAAGTATCTAAGATAAGTCCATCCAGTCAAACCAAGGAATATGTTGCCAACCTTGAGGAAGAATTAAAGAAAACCAAAGAAGACCTTCAGACCTCGCTTGAGGAGATCGAAACGAGCAATGAGGAGTTACAGGCTGCTAATGAAGAATTATTAGCTTCTAATGAAGAGCTTCAAAGTACAAATGAAGAGTTACAGAGCGTAAACGAAGAGATTAATACGGTAAATGCAGAGAATCTTCAGAAAATGGATGATCTGGCGGCATTGAACGCCGATATGAACAACCTTTTGAAGAGTACCGAAATTGGGGTTATCTTTCTGGATTCTGAATTTAAGATCAGAAAATTCACCCCTGCTATAGAGAAGCATTTTAGTCTGATAAATGGCGATATAGGCAGACCTATAGACAATTTCACTAATAGTTTTGGATTAACCAGAAAGCAGAGTTTTCTGGACAGGTGCCAGAAAGTACTGACTACTGGTAAAACCCTCGAAAAGCCTATTGTCTCCAGAGAAGGGAAAAATTACCTTCAGAGAATATCGCCGTACTATGATTCCAATAAAAATGTAAATGGAGTGGTGATATCCTTTATAGATATCGAAACCATTCAGAAATCCAAGGAAAAGCTTATTGCGAGCGAAAAAAGATTCAAGTCTTTCTATGAAGATGATCCGGTTTTGCATTTAAGTGTAGATCCCAAATCTTCAGTAATTGTTCAGTGTAATAAAAAAGCAGTTCAGAAATTAGGATTTGAATCTAAGGATGATCTTATCGGGAAGCCTATTCATGATATGTTTGATGAAAGCTCTCAACTTTCTGCCATTAATTTGAATAGCACCTTCAAGAAAACGGGCGAATTGGTGAACATAGATCAAAATATGATCACTAAGGATAAAAAGGTACTGCCTGTTATTTTGAATGCCACTGCCGAGAAGGATGAAAATAATGAGCTTAGAACGATAAGATATACCTGCGTGGATATTTCTGCATTAAAAATAGCTCAAGAGCAGTTAAAGGAGCAGAAAAATGATCTAGAAAGAGCAAACCGTGATCTTGAACAATTTGTTTCCATATGTTCTCATGATCTTCAGGAACCTCTCTCTACAATAAAGTTTGGTAGTGATGTTCTTGGTAAGATGTATTCAAGTCAATTAGACGAAAAAGGAGAGAACTATATAAAATACATTAAAAATGCTTCCGATAGATTGTCGGAACAAATTCGGGCTTTGCTGGAGCATTCCAGAATTGGTAAAAATGGTAAGAAAACTCTGGTGGACACCGAAGAGATCGTTGAGGTTGTAAAATATGACCTTGGCAAAAGTATAAAGGATACAGGAGCCAGGATACATACAGGATCGCTGCCTAAAATTAAGGCGTATGAGGTTGAATTGAGATTACTCTTCCAAAACCTTATAAGTAACGCAATTAAGTATGTGCCTAAGGATCGGAAACCGGAAGTTAGAATCTCGGCCTACAGAGAGAATAAGTTCTGGGTATTTTCCATTATGGATAATGGAGTGGGAATTTCAAAAGAAGATCAGAATAATATTTTCACCATATTTAACCGTGTTCCGGGAAATGAAGATACTTCCGGGACAGGTGTTGGTCTGGCTCATGTGGAGAAGATCGTACTTTTACATGAAGGAAGTATATGGGTAGATTCCCAGGAAGGGGTAGGAAGTACATTCTACTTCAAATTGAAAGCTACATAA
- a CDS encoding pseudouridine synthase translates to MAQHFKIYKPYGFLSQFITNQKAAKKFKLLGELHDFPEGTMAVGRLDKDSEGLLLLTTNGKLSTKITAGNSEKEYYVQVDGIIPDEKVKLLEKGVEISIQGKSYQTIPCKAFKLEEAPEFPERAKKIRDPRHGPTSWISITLTEGKFRQVKKMTAAVGYPTLRLVRVRIGNEMLENMQPGEVKELEKVRL, encoded by the coding sequence ATGGCACAACATTTTAAAATATATAAGCCTTATGGCTTTCTAAGCCAGTTCATCACCAATCAGAAAGCGGCAAAGAAATTTAAATTATTAGGTGAGTTACATGATTTTCCTGAGGGCACGATGGCAGTAGGACGACTGGACAAGGATTCAGAGGGTCTTTTATTATTAACTACTAATGGGAAGCTTAGCACTAAGATTACAGCAGGTAATTCTGAAAAGGAATATTATGTACAGGTAGATGGCATAATACCGGATGAAAAAGTAAAGCTCCTTGAAAAGGGAGTTGAGATCAGTATTCAGGGAAAAAGCTATCAAACAATTCCATGCAAAGCCTTTAAATTGGAAGAAGCACCAGAATTTCCGGAAAGGGCAAAAAAGATAAGAGATCCGAGACATGGACCTACCAGTTGGATCAGTATTACTTTAACCGAGGGAAAATTTCGTCAGGTAAAGAAAATGACAGCAGCGGTAGGTTACCCAACCTTACGATTAGTTAGAGTAAGAATAGGAAACGAAATGCTGGAAAATATGCAACCGGGAGAAGTTAAGGAACTGGAAAAGGTTCGGCTATAG
- a CDS encoding response regulator transcription factor codes for MNSLQEKIKDIQNVENQLPGIIIIRELDSFKPVFISKRGLKFIGCDLKQVWGEEHPLYNSFFRNEDIDDFEEQIKILTQPKKKDPEIHFFQQIWSSKLEDWFWHNCSAKLFHIDPSGPEYLITIANPIDQLTHIPKKMNRLVAENVFFKQNLEKFILLGKREKEVLSLVAVGKSSAEIADELHISFDTVNTHRTNIKEKLKIKSTYGFTQYAQAFDLI; via the coding sequence GTGAATTCTCTTCAGGAAAAAATAAAAGATATTCAAAATGTAGAAAACCAGCTTCCGGGTATTATAATTATCCGGGAATTGGATTCTTTTAAGCCCGTTTTTATTTCCAAGAGGGGATTAAAATTTATCGGGTGTGACCTAAAGCAAGTTTGGGGAGAAGAACACCCCCTTTATAACTCATTTTTCCGAAATGAAGATATTGATGATTTCGAAGAGCAGATAAAAATATTAACCCAACCCAAAAAAAAAGATCCGGAGATCCACTTTTTTCAGCAGATATGGTCATCAAAACTCGAGGACTGGTTCTGGCATAATTGCTCGGCTAAATTATTCCATATAGATCCATCTGGTCCGGAATATTTAATAACGATTGCTAACCCGATTGATCAACTGACACATATTCCTAAAAAAATGAATCGGCTGGTGGCTGAAAATGTTTTCTTCAAACAAAATCTTGAAAAATTTATTCTATTAGGAAAAAGAGAAAAAGAAGTCCTTAGTCTTGTAGCTGTTGGAAAAAGTTCTGCAGAGATCGCAGATGAATTGCATATTTCGTTTGATACTGTAAATACTCATAGAACTAATATCAAGGAAAAATTGAAGATCAAAAGCACCTATGGATTTACTCAATATGCGCAGGCATTCGACCTTATATAA
- a CDS encoding biliverdin-producing heme oxygenase, which produces MLSRLREATAQQHKDLEKENLANKIMDHSIDIEEYKLLLFQNYLAYCKVEKELVKYLDSYEPVKTRKLKKDLMNLGIEDLDCEDFAEFYCKNEAEAMGAAYVVEGSAMGGMLIGKEITACENLRSVGEQNFFDGKRESIKNWNDYLKLLRSRDFTQDEIEAAAKKAVETFELFGKAFSVSFSQY; this is translated from the coding sequence ATGCTGAGTAGGTTAAGGGAAGCAACGGCACAACAACATAAGGATCTTGAGAAAGAAAATCTTGCCAATAAGATCATGGATCACTCCATAGATATTGAGGAATATAAATTACTGCTATTTCAAAACTATCTTGCATACTGTAAAGTTGAAAAGGAACTTGTAAAATATCTTGACAGTTACGAACCGGTTAAAACTAGAAAGCTGAAGAAGGATCTTATGAATTTGGGAATTGAAGATCTGGATTGTGAAGATTTTGCTGAATTCTACTGTAAAAATGAAGCAGAAGCCATGGGAGCAGCCTATGTTGTGGAAGGTTCTGCGATGGGAGGAATGTTAATTGGAAAAGAGATAACTGCTTGCGAAAATCTGCGATCCGTTGGGGAGCAGAACTTTTTTGATGGTAAAAGAGAAAGTATCAAAAATTGGAATGATTACCTTAAACTTCTCAGATCTCGTGATTTTACACAAGATGAAATAGAAGCTGCGGCAAAAAAGGCTGTTGAAACTTTTGAATTATTCGGTAAAGCTTTTTCTGTAAGTTTTAGCCAATATTAA